A DNA window from Hemibagrus wyckioides isolate EC202008001 linkage group LG11, SWU_Hwy_1.0, whole genome shotgun sequence contains the following coding sequences:
- the sumo1 gene encoding small ubiquitin-related modifier 1: MSDTETKPTSEGAEKKDGEYIKLKVIGQDNSEIHFKVKMTTHLKKLKESYSQRQGVPMNSLRFLFEGQRIADNQTPKELGMEDEDVIEVYQEQTGGYWND, encoded by the exons ATGTCAGACACG GAGACAAAACCAACCAGTGAAGGAGCAGAGAAGAAGGATGGAGAGTACATTAAACTCAAAGTGATTGGCCAG GACAACAGTGAAATTCACTTCAAGGTGAAAATGACGACGCATCTAAAGAAGCTGAAGGAGTCGTACAGTCAGAGACAG GGTGTCCCCATGAACTCTCTACGGTTTCTCTTCGAAGGACAGAGGATCGCAGATAACCAGACTCCCAAAGAG TTGGGGATGGAGGATGAGGACGTGATCGAGGTGTATCAGGAACAGACCGGTGGCTACTGGAACGACTAG